A stretch of the Vigna radiata var. radiata cultivar VC1973A chromosome 7, Vradiata_ver6, whole genome shotgun sequence genome encodes the following:
- the LOC106769538 gene encoding protein CHUP1, chloroplastic has translation MVAGKVRVAMGFQKSPAPATHTPPPQKKQPPPSPSTAKSSSHKSPFSRSFGAYFPRSSAQVQPRPPDVAELLRLVEELRESESRLKTELLEHKLLKESIAIVPVLESEISARESEIERSRRRAEETEVENEKLKKELQELKVRVEEERRESEMKLKALEDEIVEMKKTMSYSGCSSSSSRAETLESHVHEHENEASQRLVEVSVRSNVMKSLKKTASDLGGGILKREAGETERPHHSRCNSEELADCSDSVLAGSVRSRAPRVPNPPPRPSSSSPSSPSCSSSNIGETEQAIPPPPPPPPPPIKAAPPPLIKAAPPPLIKAAPPPPPPPPPPRKPASKAAPPPPPPPPPAKAGKLAPAKVRRVPEVVEFYHSLMRRDSHSRRDSGSAGAAEVPATANARDMIGEIENRSTHLLAIKTDVETQGEFIRYLIKEVESAAFTDIEDVVPFVKWLDDELSYLVDERAVLKHFDWPEQKADALREAAFGYCDLKKLVSEASSFRDDPRQLCGPALKKMQTLLEKLEHGIYNISRMGESATKRYKVFQIPVDWMLDSGYVSQIKLASVKLAMKYMKRVSAELETVGGGPEEEELIVQGVRFAFRVHQFAGGFDVDTMRAFQELRDKARSCHIQCHGQQQKFFCRSATC, from the exons ATGGTTGCCGGCAAGGTAAGGGTAGCAATGGGGTTCCAGAAGTCACCGGCGCCGGCCACGCACACCCCTCCGCCGCAGAAGAAGCAGCCTCCTCCATCGCCGTCTACCGCCAAGTCCTCGTCCCACAAGTCCCCGTTCTCTCGCTCCTTCGGCGCGTACTTCCCGCGCTCCTCCGCTCAGGTGCAGCCGCGACCGCCGGATGTTGCGGAGCTGCTCCGTCTAGTGGAGGAGCTCCGGGAGAGCGAGTCGCGGCTGAAGACGGAGCTGCTGGAGCACAAGCTCCTGAAGGAGTCCATCGCCATTGTCCCCGTTCTGGAGAGCGAGATCAGCGCGAGGGAAAGTGAAATCgaaagaagtagaagaagagcGGAGGAAACGGAAGTGGAGAACGAGAAGTTGAAGAAGGAGTTGCAGGAGCTGAAGGTTCGAGTggaagaagagaggagagagagCGAGATGAAACTAAAGGCGCTGGAAGATGAGATAGTGGAGATGAAGAAAACAATGTCGTATAGTGGATGTAGCAGTAGCAGTAGCAGAGCAGAGACATTAGAAAGTCACGTACACGAGCACGAGAACGAAGCTTCGCAGAGGTTGGTGGAGGTTTCGGTGAGGTCGAATGTCATGAAAAGCTTGAAGAAAACGGCGTCCGATCTCGGAGGCGGGATTTTGAAAAGAGAGGCTGGGGAAACGGAAAGGCCACATCACTCGCGGTGTAACTCGGAGGAACTCGCCGATTGCTCTGACTCGGTTCTCGCCGGTTCCGTGAGGTCACGCGCGCCTCGTGTTCCGAACCCACCACCGAGACCTTCgtcttcttctccttcatcaCCTTCCTGCAGTTCCTCCAATATAGGCGAAACCGAGCAAGCCATtccgccaccgccaccacctcctcctccaccaATTAAGGCTGCGCCTCCTCCACTGATTAAGGCTGCGCCTCCTCCACTGATTAAGGCTGCgcctcctccacctccacctccgcCTCCACCAAGGAAACCTGCATCTAAGGCAGCTCCTCCGCCACCGCCGCCGCCTCCTCCGGCTAAGGCGGGGAAGTTGGCTCCGGCGAAAGTAAGAAGAGTGCCGGAGGTGGTGGAATTTTACCACTCGTTGATGCGGAGGGACTCGCATTCGAGGCGGGACTCGGGATCCGCCGGTGCCGCGGAGGTACCGGCGACGGCGAATGCTCGCGATATGATCGGCGAGATCGAGAACCGCTCCACTCACTTGTTGGCT aTAAAAACAGATGTAGAAACACAAGGAGAATTTATTAGATACCTGATCAAAGAGGTGGAGAGCGCAGCATTCACGGATATTGAAGATGTAGTGCCTTTTGTCAAATGGCTTGACGACGAACTCTCCTATTtg GTGGATGAAAGGGCAGTGCTGAAACACTTCGATTGGCCAGAGCAGAAGGCTGATGCTTTGCGTGAAGCTGCGTTTGGGTATTGTGACCTGAAGAAGTTGGTATCTGAGGCTTCGTCTTTCCGCGATGATCCTCGGCAGCTGTGTGGTCCAGCTCTTAAAAAAATGCAGACTCTCTTAGAAAA ATTAGAACATGGGATATACAATATCTCAAGAATGGGGGAATCGGCAACAAAGAGATACAAAGTCTTCCAAATACCCGTGGATTGGATGCTTGACAGTGGTTATGTGAGCCAG ATCAAGCTGGCATCTGTAAAATTGGCCATGAAGTATATGAAGAGAGTCTCTGCTGAACTTGAGACAGTTGGTGGTGGgcctgaagaagaagagcttaTTGTCCAAGGAGTTAGATTTGCATTCCGAGTTCATCag TTCGCAGGAGGCTTTGATGTGGATACAATGAGAGCATTTCAAGAGTTGAGAGACAAAGCGAGGTCATGCCACATTCAGTGCCATGGCCAGCAACAGAAATTCTTTTGCAGGTCTGCAACATGCTAA